The Cucumis melo cultivar AY chromosome 6, USDA_Cmelo_AY_1.0, whole genome shotgun sequence genome includes a region encoding these proteins:
- the LOC103483164 gene encoding serine/arginine-rich splicing factor RS31 isoform X1, which produces MRPIFVGNFGYDTRQSELERLFSKYGRVERIDMKSGFAFVYFEDERDAEDAIRGLDNLPFGYDRRRLSVEWARGERGRHRDGSKSMANQRPTKTLFVINFDPIRTRVRDIERHFEPYGKVLNVRIRRNFAFVQFETQEDATKALECTHMSKILDRVVSVEYALRDDGERGDPFDESPRRAGGYGRPGDSPYRRSPSPVFRRRPSPDYGRAHSPAYDRYNGPYERRRSPDYGRNRSPEYGGRFRSRSPIRRSRT; this is translated from the exons ATGAGGCCGATATTTGTTGGGAACTTTGGGTATGACACCCGGCAATCTGAACTGGAGCGCTTATTCTCCAAATATGGGAGAGTTGAAAGGATCGACATGAAATCTG GTTTTGCCTTTGTTTACTTTGAAGATGAGAGGGATGCTGAAGATGCCATTCGGGGACTTGATAACTTGCCATTTGGTTATGATAGACGCAGATTGTCTGTGGAATGGGCCAGG GGTGAACGAGGTCGTCATCGTGATGGGTCCAAGTCAATGGCAAATCAGAGGCCAACAAAAACCCTGTTTGTGATCAATTTCGACCCCATCCGTACAAGAGTacgtgatattgaaagacacTTCGAACCCTATGGGAAAGTGCTCAATGTTCGGATCAGAAGGAACTTTGCATTTGTACAATTTGAAACGCAGGAGGATGCCACAAAAGCCCTTGAGTGTACCCACATGAG CAAGATATTAGACAGGGTTGTATCAGTTGAATATGCTTTGAGGGACGATGGCGAGAGGGGCGATCCTTTTGATGAAAGCCCTCGAAGAGCAGGTGGTTATGGGCGGCCAGGGGATAGTCCCTACAGGAGGTCTCCAAGTCCAGTGTTTCGCCGTCGACCAAGTCCTGACTATGGGCGAGCTCATAGCCCTGCTTACGATAGATATAATGGGCCCTATGAACGACGTAGAAGTCCTGATTATGGTAGGAATCGAAGCCCTGAATATGGTGGTAGATTTCGCAG CCGTTCACCCATTCGGAGGTCAAGAACCTGA
- the LOC103483162 gene encoding ATP synthase delta chain, chloroplastic has translation MDTLTTTSVSSTLRVPSRTLASSRDFLHLKNPTAHLPHRSPPRTSNSISKPPNFLSTPKTLNPSIPFSTPRRSSSPLLHRRPASGYAAALVDASQSTGTIHSVAKDVGRFSKLLRGKRIGRVLNDPLVGDEEKGRLVKEIAVKGGFERQVVKLTKMLIEKCNLRILTEVFSEFDRIYDELCGTEVVMVSSNKKMEEEELFGIAKNAQRLSGAVKVKVRSFVHGGLMV, from the coding sequence ATGGATACTTTAACAACAACCTCTGTTTCTTCAACTCTCAGAGTTCCATCAAGAACCCTAGCTTCATCTCGCGACTTTCTTCACCTCAAGAATCCCACCGCTCATCTCCCTCATCGCTCCCCTCCTCGTACATCCAACTCAATCTCAAAACCTCCAAATTTTCTCTCCACTCCTAAAACCCTTAATCCCTCCATCCCCTTTTCCACCCCCCGCCGTTCCTCTTCTCCACTCCTCCACCGACGCCCCGCCTCCGGTTACGCCGCTGCACTCGTCGACGCATCTCAATCTACCGGTACGATTCACTCGGTGGCGAAGGATGTCGGAAGATTCTCGAAGCTGCTGAGAGGGAAGCGAATCGGCAGGGTTTTGAATGATCCGTTGGTGGGAGATGAGGAGAAAGGGCGACTGGTGAAGGAAATTGCAGTGAAGGGAGGGTTTGAAAGGCAGGTGGTGAAGTTAACGAAGATGCTGATTGAGAAGTGCAACCTGAGGATTTTAACGGAGGTGTTTAGTGAATTCGATAGGATTTATGATGAGCTTTGTGGAACGGAAGTGGTGATGGTTTCTTCGAACAAGaagatggaggaagaagagttGTTTGGGATTGCGAAGAATGCGCAGAGGCTGAGTGGGGCTGTGAAAGTGAAGGTCAGAAGCTTCGTTCATGGGGGATTAATGGTGTAG
- the LOC103483165 gene encoding probable serine/threonine-protein kinase WNK7 isoform X1, translating into MEFPDTAAEKDPTGRYIRYDEILGRGAFKTVYKAFDEVDGIEVAWNQVRIDGFLQSPEDLEKLYSEVHLLKSLKHENIIKFYNSWVDDKKKNVNMITELFTSGSLRQYRKKHKHVDMKAIKNWARQILRGLVYLHSHDPPIIHRDLKGDNIFINGNHGEVKIGDLGLAIVMQQPTARSVIGTPEFMAPELYEEEYNELVDVYSFGMCMLEMVTFEYPYSECKNPAQIFRKVTSGIKPASLAKVSDPRTMEFINKCLVPVHERLSAKELLQDSFLQVENPKESARNPLQLSNQVPRSINLPKSGPISMDIDIDHKLHSLSNYAESNSGSPRFPVVEFQTMNKNNEFRLRGNKNDDNSVALTLRIADPNGRVRNIHFTFYLDSDTALSVAAEMAEQLELINHDVDFIAEFIDFLITKLIPGWKPLSVYSSNGESSLCSAPPVLKSAKSSMRSPWGSMLTGSHDGLVAQDTSSGMVCGTQTDSLQSERNGWTDDISGGHIFDTCPSSPSLANFEDSNSHASFALELLVDDCSTKSAKVFDCSNIDGSSKGSSWSVAELEHQGSSYVEDKLQRNVSGVGIFTPLDYFGKNSVVSMPAPSEASNVMSLTSSCSSLSLADKDLDAELKMEIDAIGTHYRQLFDELSRMREEALEATRRRWIAKKKLIH; encoded by the exons ATGGAGTTTCCTGATACTGCTGCTGAGAAAGATCCTACCGGTCGATACATTCGG TACGATGAAATCCTGGGAAGGGGCGCTTTCAAGACAGT ttacaaggcattcGACGAAGTGGATGGAATTGAAGTTGCCTGGAATCAAGTTAGGATTGATGGTTTCTTGCAATCACCTGAGGATTTGGAAAAGTTGTACTCTGAAGTACATCTACTTAAATCAttaaaacatgagaatattaTCAAGTTCTACAATTCTTGGGTGGATGATAAGAAGAAAAATGTCAACATGATCACTGAGCTCTTCACATCTGGGAGTTTGAGGCA ATATCGCAAAAAGCATAAACATGTTGATATGAAGGCCATAAAGAATTGGGCACGACAGATTCTCCGAGGGTTGGTTTATCTTCACAGTCATGATCCTCCCATTATTCATAGAGATTTGAAAGGCGataacatttttattaatgGAAATCATGGAGAAGTTAAAATTGGAGATCTTGGATTAGCAATCGTTATGCAGCAGCCTACCGCTCGTAGTGTAATTG GAACTCCTGAATTCATGGCTCCTGAGCTTTATGAAGAGGAGTACAATGAGCTTGTTGATGTATATTCTTTTGGGATGTGCATGCTGGAGATGGTGACCTTTGAGTATCCATATAGTGAATGTAAAAATCCAGCTCAGATCTTTAGGAAAGTTACATCT GGTATTAAACCTGCTTCCCTTGCTAAGGTGAGTGATCCACGGACCATGGAATTCATCAATAAATGTTTGGTCCCAGTGCACGAGAGGTTGTCTGCAAAAGAGCTTCTTCAAGATTCGTTCCTTCAAGTTGAGAACCCAAAGGAATCGGCACGCAATCCCCTACAGCTATCTAATCAGGTTCCTAGATCAATAAATTTGCCCAAGAGTGGACCTATTTCCATGGACATTGACATTGACCACAAACTACATTCTTTAAGCAATTATGCTGAAAGCAATAGTGGGAGTCCACGCTTTCCAGTTGTGGAATTCCAGACAATGAATAAGAACAATGAGTTCAGGTTACGTGGAAATAAGAATGACGACAACTCTGTGGCATTAACTCTGCGTATTGCAGACCCAAATG GTCGAGTGAGAAATATACATTTTACGTTTTATCTCGATTCTGATACTGCATTGTCAGTTGCTGCTGAAATGGCTGAACAGTTGGAGTTGATAAATCATGATGTGGATTTCATAGCtgaatttattgattttttgaTAACAAAGCTTATACCTGGTTGGAAGCCCTTGTCTGTTTATTCCTCAAATGGAGAATCGAGTCTTTGCAGCGCCCCCCCTGTCCTTAAAAGTGCCAAATCATCTATGAGATCTCCTTGGGGTTCAATGTTAACTGGGAGTCATGATGGGTTGGTCGCGCAAGACACTTCCTCTGGGATGGTGTGTGGTACTCAAACGGATAGTCTGCAATCTGAACGAAATGGCTGGACTGATGATATTTCCGGTGGTCACATTTTTGACACTTGCCCTTCTTCACCCAGTTTGGCTAATTTTGAGGACTCGAATTCACATGCTTCATTCGCGTTGGAGTTACTGGTCGACGATTGCTCTACCAAAAGTGCTAAGGTGTTTGATTGTTCCAATATCGATGGGAGTTCAAAAGGCTCGAGCTGGTCGGTTGCAGAACTAGAGCACCAAGGTTCATCATATGTTGAAGACAAATTGCAAAGGAATGTTAGTGGTGTTGGAATCTTCACTCCCTTGGATTATTTTGGGAAGAACTCGGTGGTGTCAATGCCTGCTCCAAGTGAAGCATCTAATGTGATGAGCTTGACAAGCAGTTGCTCTTCGTTATCGTTAGCAGACAAGGATCTCGATGCTGAACTGAAGATGGAAATCGATGCTATCGGGACACATTATCGACAACTGTTTGACGAGCTATCTCGAATGAGAGAGGAGGCACTAGAGGCCACCAGAAGGAGATGGATTGCAAAGAAGAAACTGATTCATTGA
- the LOC103483163 gene encoding protein yippee-like At4g27745 has product MNPSVADLMRERIYSCQNCRNQISRHDDIISKGFQSVKGRAFLFYEARNVREGAEENKMFISGNYKVCDLYCNECGQILGWKYIKAYDDSQKYKEGKVVLEKFKITDASS; this is encoded by the exons ATGAATCCATCAGTGGCGGATTTGATGAGAGAAAGGATTTACAGTTGCCAGAATTGCAGGAATCAAATATCAAGACATGATGACATAATTTCAAAAGGGTTTCAG TCGGTGAAAGGAAGAGCGTTCTTGTTCTATGAAGCAAGGAATGTTAGAGAGGGAGCTGAAGAAAACAAGATGTTTATAAGTGGAAACTACAAAGTATGTGATTTGTACTGTAACGAGTGTGGACAAATATTGGGTTGGAAATACATTAAAGCTTATGATGATTCACAGAAGTACAAAGAAGGCAAAGTGGTTTTGGAGAAGTTCAAGATCACCGATGCTTCTTCCTAA
- the LOC103483164 gene encoding serine/arginine-rich splicing factor RS31 isoform X3, whose protein sequence is MPSISELVLCEGFAFVYFEDERDAEDAIRGLDNLPFGYDRRRLSVEWARGERGRHRDGSKSMANQRPTKTLFVINFDPIRTRVRDIERHFEPYGKVLNVRIRRNFAFVQFETQEDATKALECTHMSKILDRVVSVEYALRDDGERGDPFDESPRRAGGYGRPGDSPYRRSPSPVFRRRPSPDYGRAHSPAYDRYNGPYERRRSPDYGRNRSPEYGGRFRSRSPIRRSRT, encoded by the exons ATGCCTTCCATATCTGAACTCGTGCTGTGTGAAG GTTTTGCCTTTGTTTACTTTGAAGATGAGAGGGATGCTGAAGATGCCATTCGGGGACTTGATAACTTGCCATTTGGTTATGATAGACGCAGATTGTCTGTGGAATGGGCCAGG GGTGAACGAGGTCGTCATCGTGATGGGTCCAAGTCAATGGCAAATCAGAGGCCAACAAAAACCCTGTTTGTGATCAATTTCGACCCCATCCGTACAAGAGTacgtgatattgaaagacacTTCGAACCCTATGGGAAAGTGCTCAATGTTCGGATCAGAAGGAACTTTGCATTTGTACAATTTGAAACGCAGGAGGATGCCACAAAAGCCCTTGAGTGTACCCACATGAG CAAGATATTAGACAGGGTTGTATCAGTTGAATATGCTTTGAGGGACGATGGCGAGAGGGGCGATCCTTTTGATGAAAGCCCTCGAAGAGCAGGTGGTTATGGGCGGCCAGGGGATAGTCCCTACAGGAGGTCTCCAAGTCCAGTGTTTCGCCGTCGACCAAGTCCTGACTATGGGCGAGCTCATAGCCCTGCTTACGATAGATATAATGGGCCCTATGAACGACGTAGAAGTCCTGATTATGGTAGGAATCGAAGCCCTGAATATGGTGGTAGATTTCGCAG CCGTTCACCCATTCGGAGGTCAAGAACCTGA
- the LOC103483161 gene encoding AAA-ATPase At2g46620, translating to MELFFRFFYVIFIGICFSWLLRILLFRTGLIFIVKKWWANLEDCFHVYQSFRIPEFNETSQHNHLYRKVSAYLTSLSSLEDSDYTNLITGNKPNDVILRLDSNQTVQDNFLGAKVFWTNEQNGSRNFVLKIRKADKRRILRPYLQHIHTLTADDNEQRKGDLKLFMNSKPNNHSDTRWKSIQFKHPSTFDSIAMETDLKEKVKSDLESFLKSKQYYHRLGRVWKRSYLLYGPSGTGKSSFVAAMANFLSYDVYDIDLFKVSDDSDLKFLLLQTTSKSVIVVEDLDRFLIEKSSALSLSALLNFMDGILTSCCAEERVMVFTVNCKEQVEPAILRPGRIDVHIHFPLCDFSAFKNLAINYLGVKDHKLFPQVEEIFQTGASLSPAEISELMIANRNSPSRAIKSVISALQTDGDRRRVSNIGRRLSDCGSRKSVAESIESGGVLCSENTQTGKEFRKLYGFLRMKSNKISQSFDSSPIRKDS from the coding sequence ATGGAGTTGTTTTTCAGGTTCTTTTATGTAATCTTCATCGGAATTTGTTTCTCATGGTTGTTGCGGATTCTTTTATTCAGGACGGGATTGATTTTCATTGTCAAAAAATGGTGGGCAAATCTAGAAGATTGTTTCCACGTTTACCAATCTTTCAGAATCCCCGAATTCAATGAAACTTCCCAACACAATCATCTTTACCGGAAAGTCTCTGCTTATCTTACTTCTTTATCCTCTCTCGAGGATTCCGATTACACCAATCTTATCACCGGCAACAAGCCTAATGACGTCATTCTCCGCTTGGATTCAAATCAGACGGTTCAGGACAATTTTTTGGGGGCCAAAGTGTTTTGGACGAATGAACAAAACGGTTCAAGAAATTTTGTGTTGAAGATTAGAAAAGCTGATAAGCGTCGAATCCTCCGCCCTTATCTCCAGCACATTCATACACTAACCGCTGATGACAATGAGCAGAGGAAAGGGGATTTGAAGCTTTTTATGAATTCAAAACCTAATAATCATTCGGATACAAGATGGAAATCGATTCAATTCAAACATCCATCCACTTTCGATTCGATTGCTATGGAAACAGATCTCAAAGAAAAGGTCAAATCCGATCTCGAATCGTTTCTCAAATCTAAACAGTATTACCACAGATTAGGCAGAGTTTGGAAACGTAGTTACCTTCTATATGGTCCTTCCGGTACTGGAAAATCAAGCTTCGTCGCCGCTATGGCGAATTTCCTCTCTTATGATGTATATGATATCGACCTCTTCAAAGTCTCCGATGACTCTGATCTCAAGTTTCTTCTGCTGCAAACGACGAGCAAGTCAGTAATCGTCGTTGAGGATCTCGATCGGTTTCTCATCGAAAAATCGTCGGCCTTGAGTCTATCGGCGCTACTGAACTTCATGGACGGAATATTAACATCGTGCTGTGCGGAAGAGAGAGTGATGGTTTTCACCGTCAATTGCAAGGAACAGGTCGAACCGGCGATTCTCCGACCCGGCCGTATCGACGTTCATATCCATTTTCCACTCTGTGATTTCTCCGCTTTCAAGAACCTCGCAATCAATTATTTAGGCGTCAAGGATCACAAACTATTCCCACAGGTTGAAGAAATCTTCCAAACCGGCGCCAGTTTGAGCCCCGCCGAGATCAGCGAACTGATGATCGCGAACCGAAACTCGCCTAGCCGAGCTATCAAATCTGTCATCTCGGCGTTGCAGACGGACGGCGACCGGCGGAGAGTCAGCAACATCGGACGGCGGCTGAGCGACTGCGGGTCGAGAAAGTCCGTCGCGGAATCTATCGAATCGGGCGGCGTATTATGCAGTGAAAACACTCAGACCGGAAAAGAGTTCCGAAAATTGTACGGATTTCTAAGGATGAAAAGTAACAAAATATCTCAGTCGTTCGATTCCTCTCCTATTCGAAAAGACAGTTGA
- the LOC103483165 gene encoding probable serine/threonine-protein kinase WNK4 isoform X2: MITELFTSGSLRQYRKKHKHVDMKAIKNWARQILRGLVYLHSHDPPIIHRDLKGDNIFINGNHGEVKIGDLGLAIVMQQPTARSVIGTPEFMAPELYEEEYNELVDVYSFGMCMLEMVTFEYPYSECKNPAQIFRKVTSGIKPASLAKVSDPRTMEFINKCLVPVHERLSAKELLQDSFLQVENPKESARNPLQLSNQVPRSINLPKSGPISMDIDIDHKLHSLSNYAESNSGSPRFPVVEFQTMNKNNEFRLRGNKNDDNSVALTLRIADPNGRVRNIHFTFYLDSDTALSVAAEMAEQLELINHDVDFIAEFIDFLITKLIPGWKPLSVYSSNGESSLCSAPPVLKSAKSSMRSPWGSMLTGSHDGLVAQDTSSGMVCGTQTDSLQSERNGWTDDISGGHIFDTCPSSPSLANFEDSNSHASFALELLVDDCSTKSAKVFDCSNIDGSSKGSSWSVAELEHQGSSYVEDKLQRNVSGVGIFTPLDYFGKNSVVSMPAPSEASNVMSLTSSCSSLSLADKDLDAELKMEIDAIGTHYRQLFDELSRMREEALEATRRRWIAKKKLIH, from the exons ATGATCACTGAGCTCTTCACATCTGGGAGTTTGAGGCA ATATCGCAAAAAGCATAAACATGTTGATATGAAGGCCATAAAGAATTGGGCACGACAGATTCTCCGAGGGTTGGTTTATCTTCACAGTCATGATCCTCCCATTATTCATAGAGATTTGAAAGGCGataacatttttattaatgGAAATCATGGAGAAGTTAAAATTGGAGATCTTGGATTAGCAATCGTTATGCAGCAGCCTACCGCTCGTAGTGTAATTG GAACTCCTGAATTCATGGCTCCTGAGCTTTATGAAGAGGAGTACAATGAGCTTGTTGATGTATATTCTTTTGGGATGTGCATGCTGGAGATGGTGACCTTTGAGTATCCATATAGTGAATGTAAAAATCCAGCTCAGATCTTTAGGAAAGTTACATCT GGTATTAAACCTGCTTCCCTTGCTAAGGTGAGTGATCCACGGACCATGGAATTCATCAATAAATGTTTGGTCCCAGTGCACGAGAGGTTGTCTGCAAAAGAGCTTCTTCAAGATTCGTTCCTTCAAGTTGAGAACCCAAAGGAATCGGCACGCAATCCCCTACAGCTATCTAATCAGGTTCCTAGATCAATAAATTTGCCCAAGAGTGGACCTATTTCCATGGACATTGACATTGACCACAAACTACATTCTTTAAGCAATTATGCTGAAAGCAATAGTGGGAGTCCACGCTTTCCAGTTGTGGAATTCCAGACAATGAATAAGAACAATGAGTTCAGGTTACGTGGAAATAAGAATGACGACAACTCTGTGGCATTAACTCTGCGTATTGCAGACCCAAATG GTCGAGTGAGAAATATACATTTTACGTTTTATCTCGATTCTGATACTGCATTGTCAGTTGCTGCTGAAATGGCTGAACAGTTGGAGTTGATAAATCATGATGTGGATTTCATAGCtgaatttattgattttttgaTAACAAAGCTTATACCTGGTTGGAAGCCCTTGTCTGTTTATTCCTCAAATGGAGAATCGAGTCTTTGCAGCGCCCCCCCTGTCCTTAAAAGTGCCAAATCATCTATGAGATCTCCTTGGGGTTCAATGTTAACTGGGAGTCATGATGGGTTGGTCGCGCAAGACACTTCCTCTGGGATGGTGTGTGGTACTCAAACGGATAGTCTGCAATCTGAACGAAATGGCTGGACTGATGATATTTCCGGTGGTCACATTTTTGACACTTGCCCTTCTTCACCCAGTTTGGCTAATTTTGAGGACTCGAATTCACATGCTTCATTCGCGTTGGAGTTACTGGTCGACGATTGCTCTACCAAAAGTGCTAAGGTGTTTGATTGTTCCAATATCGATGGGAGTTCAAAAGGCTCGAGCTGGTCGGTTGCAGAACTAGAGCACCAAGGTTCATCATATGTTGAAGACAAATTGCAAAGGAATGTTAGTGGTGTTGGAATCTTCACTCCCTTGGATTATTTTGGGAAGAACTCGGTGGTGTCAATGCCTGCTCCAAGTGAAGCATCTAATGTGATGAGCTTGACAAGCAGTTGCTCTTCGTTATCGTTAGCAGACAAGGATCTCGATGCTGAACTGAAGATGGAAATCGATGCTATCGGGACACATTATCGACAACTGTTTGACGAGCTATCTCGAATGAGAGAGGAGGCACTAGAGGCCACCAGAAGGAGATGGATTGCAAAGAAGAAACTGATTCATTGA
- the LOC103483164 gene encoding serine/arginine-rich splicing factor RS31 isoform X2 — MQRLYRYMCISPPIFAGFAFVYFEDERDAEDAIRGLDNLPFGYDRRRLSVEWARGERGRHRDGSKSMANQRPTKTLFVINFDPIRTRVRDIERHFEPYGKVLNVRIRRNFAFVQFETQEDATKALECTHMSKILDRVVSVEYALRDDGERGDPFDESPRRAGGYGRPGDSPYRRSPSPVFRRRPSPDYGRAHSPAYDRYNGPYERRRSPDYGRNRSPEYGGRFRSRSPIRRSRT, encoded by the exons ATGCAACGTCTCTACCGCTATATGTGCATCAGTCCTCCCATATTTGCAG GTTTTGCCTTTGTTTACTTTGAAGATGAGAGGGATGCTGAAGATGCCATTCGGGGACTTGATAACTTGCCATTTGGTTATGATAGACGCAGATTGTCTGTGGAATGGGCCAGG GGTGAACGAGGTCGTCATCGTGATGGGTCCAAGTCAATGGCAAATCAGAGGCCAACAAAAACCCTGTTTGTGATCAATTTCGACCCCATCCGTACAAGAGTacgtgatattgaaagacacTTCGAACCCTATGGGAAAGTGCTCAATGTTCGGATCAGAAGGAACTTTGCATTTGTACAATTTGAAACGCAGGAGGATGCCACAAAAGCCCTTGAGTGTACCCACATGAG CAAGATATTAGACAGGGTTGTATCAGTTGAATATGCTTTGAGGGACGATGGCGAGAGGGGCGATCCTTTTGATGAAAGCCCTCGAAGAGCAGGTGGTTATGGGCGGCCAGGGGATAGTCCCTACAGGAGGTCTCCAAGTCCAGTGTTTCGCCGTCGACCAAGTCCTGACTATGGGCGAGCTCATAGCCCTGCTTACGATAGATATAATGGGCCCTATGAACGACGTAGAAGTCCTGATTATGGTAGGAATCGAAGCCCTGAATATGGTGGTAGATTTCGCAG CCGTTCACCCATTCGGAGGTCAAGAACCTGA